In Vibrio echinoideorum, the following proteins share a genomic window:
- a CDS encoding glycoside hydrolase family 9 protein: protein MQKGTLSLAVVMILSSGVTYAEEQIRNSHFKGNMDGWWNAGANIATESNEACIDIKNPGKNSWDVILGHSGIGLEQGQKYQVSFDAYANIDTEMKALIQHEGPPYTHYFLSDVGVSTDKQSYTFDFVQELDSDADTEFQFQLGAQKTGVICVDNVSVVGKPFVKVATKTPIRANQVGFLPQSDKYIFVENSSTEPLKWTLVSQSGISLDLGKTEVFGLNKASGEHIHRVNLSNYTETMNGLTIKVGDDVSYPFDIRNDVYSQLKLDALSYFYQNRSGIEIKPEFVQRDDLARPGGHMSDTATCFDKVDSWGNKWPGCDLTIDATGGWYDAGDHGKYTVNSGISTWTLLNLYERGKFLENKSLPFSESKVKIPEATNGVNPLLSEARWNIEFMLAMQVDSDTPIAVPVGNQSASKNLKLTEINARGLAFHKIADESWTGMPLPPHKDTQKRYVGYPTTAASLNLAAIGAQCARIWKDIDSDFSQLCLDSATKAWNAANQHQDIYAYDNFTGSGPYDDIELSDERYWAAAELFITTNDEAYKKVLIDSPHYLEVPKGNINADGDMYWQYIAPAGTVSLAVVPNLLDSQVIEQARKNIIKTAESYTKQVANEGYNIPYTVEEYSWGSNSNLVNRSIFLIYAHDFSNDVRYIKAAASAMDYILGGNPMNISYVTGYGTKSAENPHHRFWAYAADENSPKPAPGALIGGPNSVSFSDPIAAVMKGKCVGQTCYSDNIGAWTLNEITINWNAPLVWVASALDEGKLD from the coding sequence ATGCAAAAAGGAACGTTATCTCTCGCGGTTGTCATGATTTTATCTTCTGGAGTAACTTATGCAGAAGAGCAGATTAGAAATAGTCACTTTAAAGGCAATATGGATGGTTGGTGGAATGCTGGCGCCAACATAGCAACAGAAAGTAATGAAGCGTGTATTGATATTAAAAACCCAGGGAAAAATTCTTGGGATGTTATTTTAGGCCATAGCGGTATTGGCTTAGAGCAAGGTCAGAAATATCAGGTATCGTTCGATGCATATGCAAATATTGATACTGAGATGAAAGCCTTGATCCAACATGAAGGGCCTCCTTATACGCATTATTTTCTAAGTGACGTGGGTGTATCAACAGACAAGCAAAGCTATACGTTTGATTTTGTACAAGAACTTGATAGTGACGCCGATACAGAATTCCAGTTTCAATTAGGCGCACAGAAAACGGGTGTCATCTGTGTTGATAATGTTTCTGTTGTAGGTAAGCCATTTGTAAAAGTAGCGACTAAGACGCCTATTCGAGCTAACCAAGTTGGCTTCTTACCTCAATCCGACAAGTATATCTTTGTTGAAAACTCGTCAACTGAACCTCTTAAATGGACATTAGTATCTCAATCAGGGATCAGCCTTGATCTCGGTAAAACAGAAGTCTTCGGTTTGAATAAAGCGTCGGGTGAGCACATTCACCGAGTTAACCTTTCAAACTATACAGAGACAATGAACGGATTAACGATCAAAGTCGGCGATGATGTCAGTTATCCATTCGATATTCGAAACGATGTTTATAGCCAGTTAAAGCTCGATGCCTTGTCTTACTTTTATCAAAATCGTAGTGGCATTGAAATAAAGCCAGAGTTCGTTCAACGTGATGATCTTGCGAGGCCCGGTGGCCACATGTCTGATACTGCAACATGTTTTGATAAAGTTGATAGTTGGGGAAATAAATGGCCTGGCTGCGACCTGACTATTGATGCGACCGGTGGTTGGTACGATGCGGGCGACCATGGTAAATACACGGTGAATAGTGGTATTTCAACTTGGACACTTCTGAACTTATACGAGCGAGGTAAGTTCTTAGAGAACAAATCACTTCCTTTTTCAGAGAGCAAAGTAAAAATCCCTGAAGCAACCAATGGCGTGAACCCGCTGTTGTCTGAAGCTCGCTGGAACATAGAGTTCATGTTAGCGATGCAAGTTGACTCTGACACGCCTATCGCCGTTCCTGTTGGTAATCAGTCTGCGAGTAAAAACCTCAAACTTACCGAAATTAACGCGAGAGGGCTGGCATTCCACAAGATCGCGGATGAGTCTTGGACTGGCATGCCATTACCACCACATAAAGATACTCAGAAACGTTATGTTGGTTATCCCACTACTGCGGCTTCATTGAATCTGGCGGCAATCGGTGCTCAGTGCGCACGTATTTGGAAAGATATCGACAGCGACTTCTCACAGTTATGCTTGGATTCAGCGACCAAAGCGTGGAACGCCGCAAATCAACATCAAGATATCTATGCTTACGACAACTTTACAGGTTCTGGGCCGTACGATGATATCGAATTGAGTGATGAGCGATACTGGGCTGCAGCCGAGCTCTTTATCACAACCAATGATGAGGCTTACAAAAAAGTATTGATTGATTCCCCGCACTATCTTGAAGTGCCGAAAGGGAACATCAATGCGGATGGAGACATGTATTGGCAGTATATAGCGCCTGCGGGCACCGTGAGTTTAGCCGTGGTACCCAATTTATTGGACAGCCAAGTTATTGAACAAGCACGTAAGAACATCATTAAAACGGCAGAATCTTATACCAAGCAAGTTGCCAATGAAGGCTATAACATTCCTTATACCGTCGAAGAGTATTCGTGGGGCTCAAACTCCAACCTTGTAAACCGAAGTATCTTTTTGATTTACGCTCACGATTTTTCTAATGATGTTCGATACATCAAAGCGGCGGCTAGTGCGATGGATTATATCCTCGGAGGTAACCCGATGAATATCTCTTATGTTACTGGTTATGGAACGAAATCTGCAGAGAATCCTCATCATCGATTCTGGGCTTACGCTGCGGATGAAAACTCACCAAAACCAGCGCCGGGCGCGTTAATTGGAGGACCAAATTCGGTAAGTTTTAGTGATCCTATTGCCGCTGTGATGAAAGGCAAGTGTGTTGGACAAACGTGTTACAGCGATAATATTGGAGCTTGGACGTTGAATGAAATAACCATCAATTGGAATGCGCCGCTTGTCTGGGTCGCGTCTGCTTTAGATGAAGGAAAGCTTGATTGA
- a CDS encoding efflux RND transporter permease subunit translates to MINAIIRWSISNRFLVLVATVAIVFGGLYSVKNTPVDAIPDLSDVQVIIKTSYPGQAPQVVEDQVTYPLTTAMLAVPGAETVRGYSFFGDSYVYIIFNDDTDMYWARSRVLEYLSQVAPNLPSSAKPTLGPDATGVGWVYSYVLQDKTGKHDLAELRSLQDWFLKYELQTVEGVSEVATVGGMVKQYQVQIDPAKLRAYDLTLQQVNKAIQDGNQETGASVVEIAEAEHMVRTTGYLTSIEDIQSLPLKVTDKGTPLLLGDIADINLGPQMRRGISELNGEGEAVGGVIVMRFGENASEVIDSVKSKLAKLQAGLPDGVEIVATYDRSTLIDSAVENLWKKLAEEFIVVAVVCALFLFHIRSSLVIALSLPVGILGAFIVMHWQGINANIMSLGGIAIAIGAMVDGAIVMIENVHKHIERTPLTDKNRWQVIGKAAEEVGAPLFFSLIIITLSFVPVFALEGQEGKMFSPLAFTKTYAMAAAAGLAITLVPVLMGYFIRGNVLPENKNPVNRSLVAMYKPLLNLSLKYPKVMIVIALGLMASAYYPTSKLGSEFIPPLDEGDLMYMPTTYPGISIGKARELLQQTNKLIKTIPEVETTWGKIGRAETATDPAPLTMIETVIQLKPRDEWRDGVTTESLRKEFDDLIQFPGLTNAWVMPIKTRIDMLATGIKTPIGIKIAGPDLSVIEDIGSQLEPILNGVSGTASVYAERVAGGRYVTIDIKRRSAARYGLSIKEVQQVISTAVGGMNVGETVEGLERYPINVRYPQSYRDSVVKLQNLPLVTPNGARIALSDVADIRYEDGPPMIKTENARPNGWVFVDIEGRDLGSYVAEAQQVVAEQVVLPAGYSLAWSGQYEYMERAKERLSVVVPITIAIIMLLLYLSFRRVGEVMMIMATLPLAMVGGLWLMHYLNYNFSIAVGVGFIALAGVAVEIGVIMLVYLNQAWHYKKLDAEQNQQTLQQADLTDAIREGAGLRVRPVMMTVLTVIIGLIPIMYGEGTGSEVMQRIAAPMIGGMASALLLTLLVLPAIFKLWKQREITQSQNETNQ, encoded by the coding sequence ATGATCAATGCAATCATTCGTTGGTCCATCAGTAACCGATTCTTGGTTCTGGTTGCCACTGTAGCCATCGTATTTGGCGGCTTATACAGCGTTAAAAATACGCCCGTCGATGCTATCCCAGATCTTTCTGATGTCCAGGTGATCATCAAAACCAGCTATCCGGGGCAAGCGCCTCAAGTAGTCGAAGATCAGGTGACCTATCCGCTCACAACGGCGATGTTAGCCGTTCCGGGTGCAGAAACGGTTCGTGGCTACTCGTTCTTTGGTGATTCCTATGTCTATATCATCTTCAATGACGATACCGATATGTACTGGGCGCGTTCACGAGTGTTGGAGTACTTAAGCCAAGTTGCACCTAACTTGCCATCGAGTGCCAAGCCAACACTAGGACCAGATGCAACTGGTGTAGGCTGGGTTTACAGCTATGTACTGCAAGACAAAACCGGTAAGCACGACTTAGCAGAGCTTCGTAGTCTGCAAGATTGGTTCTTGAAATACGAGCTGCAAACCGTAGAAGGCGTGTCTGAAGTGGCGACCGTTGGCGGCATGGTGAAGCAGTACCAAGTACAGATTGATCCTGCCAAGTTACGTGCTTACGACCTAACACTTCAGCAAGTCAACAAGGCAATCCAAGATGGTAATCAAGAAACCGGTGCGTCTGTCGTTGAAATTGCCGAAGCCGAGCACATGGTTCGTACAACCGGCTACCTCACAAGCATCGAAGACATTCAATCTCTGCCGCTAAAAGTGACCGACAAGGGTACTCCTCTGTTATTGGGCGACATTGCCGACATTAACCTTGGCCCGCAAATGCGTCGTGGTATCTCTGAACTCAATGGTGAGGGCGAAGCGGTTGGCGGCGTTATCGTGATGCGCTTTGGTGAAAATGCCAGTGAAGTGATCGACTCAGTTAAATCCAAACTCGCTAAACTGCAAGCGGGCTTACCTGATGGTGTCGAGATTGTCGCGACTTATGATCGTTCTACTTTGATTGATTCAGCCGTTGAAAACCTTTGGAAGAAGCTTGCTGAAGAGTTCATCGTGGTCGCCGTCGTGTGTGCGCTGTTCTTGTTCCATATCCGTTCGTCGTTGGTTATCGCTCTAAGTCTGCCTGTCGGTATCTTGGGTGCATTCATTGTGATGCATTGGCAGGGTATTAACGCCAACATCATGTCTCTTGGTGGAATAGCGATTGCGATTGGCGCCATGGTGGATGGTGCCATAGTAATGATCGAGAACGTTCATAAACATATTGAACGGACTCCGCTCACTGACAAAAACCGTTGGCAAGTGATTGGTAAAGCAGCAGAAGAAGTTGGCGCACCGCTGTTCTTCTCTCTGATTATCATTACCTTGAGCTTTGTACCTGTGTTCGCGTTAGAAGGACAAGAAGGCAAGATGTTCTCGCCACTTGCGTTTACCAAGACGTATGCGATGGCCGCAGCAGCCGGTTTGGCTATCACGCTTGTGCCTGTGTTAATGGGCTACTTTATTCGTGGCAACGTGTTACCTGAAAACAAGAATCCAGTTAACCGCAGTTTAGTGGCGATGTACAAGCCGCTTCTAAACCTCAGCCTAAAATATCCAAAGGTGATGATTGTTATCGCACTTGGCTTAATGGCGTCTGCCTATTACCCAACCAGCAAGCTTGGTAGTGAGTTCATTCCTCCTTTGGACGAAGGGGATTTGATGTACATGCCAACCACGTATCCGGGTATCTCAATAGGTAAGGCTCGTGAGTTGTTGCAACAAACCAACAAGCTCATCAAAACCATTCCAGAAGTCGAAACCACATGGGGCAAAATCGGACGCGCAGAAACGGCAACCGATCCTGCGCCACTGACCATGATTGAAACGGTGATTCAGCTTAAACCACGAGATGAGTGGCGTGACGGTGTCACTACAGAGTCGCTGCGTAAAGAGTTTGATGATCTGATTCAGTTCCCCGGTTTAACCAATGCTTGGGTTATGCCAATCAAAACCCGTATCGACATGTTAGCGACCGGCATTAAAACCCCAATCGGTATCAAAATCGCAGGCCCGGATCTGAGCGTAATTGAAGATATTGGTTCTCAGCTGGAACCTATCTTAAATGGTGTTAGCGGTACGGCTTCTGTGTATGCCGAACGTGTTGCTGGTGGTCGTTATGTGACGATAGACATTAAACGCCGCTCTGCTGCGCGATATGGCTTGAGCATTAAAGAAGTGCAACAGGTTATCTCGACTGCAGTTGGCGGGATGAATGTGGGTGAAACCGTTGAAGGGCTAGAACGTTACCCAATCAATGTACGTTACCCACAAAGCTATCGTGACTCTGTCGTTAAGTTGCAGAACCTGCCGTTAGTGACACCAAATGGAGCGCGAATTGCTCTCTCTGATGTTGCGGATATTCGTTATGAAGATGGGCCTCCAATGATAAAGACGGAGAACGCGCGTCCTAATGGTTGGGTGTTCGTTGACATCGAAGGGCGTGACTTAGGTTCTTATGTGGCTGAAGCGCAACAAGTCGTTGCCGAACAAGTTGTATTACCTGCGGGTTACTCGCTCGCTTGGTCTGGTCAATACGAATACATGGAGCGCGCGAAGGAGCGTTTGAGTGTCGTTGTGCCAATCACCATCGCCATCATCATGTTGTTGCTCTACCTAAGCTTCCGCCGCGTCGGTGAAGTGATGATGATCATGGCAACACTTCCTTTGGCTATGGTGGGTGGACTGTGGTTGATGCATTACCTCAATTACAACTTCTCGATAGCCGTGGGTGTTGGTTTTATTGCACTTGCAGGCGTTGCGGTCGAGATAGGCGTGATCATGTTGGTTTATCTCAACCAAGCGTGGCACTACAAAAAGCTCGATGCAGAACAAAACCAACAAACGCTTCAACAAGCTGATCTAACTGATGCCATTCGTGAAGGCGCAGGACTGCGTGTGCGCCCTGTGATGATGACGGTTCTTACGGTGATCATTGGTCTCATTCCAATCATGTATGGCGAGGGTACGGGCTCAGAAGTGATGCAACGAATCGCAGCACCAATGATAGGCGGAATGGCTTCTGCCCTGTTGCTTACCCTACTGGTGTTGCCTGCAATCTTTAAGCTTTGGAAACAGCGTGAGATTACCCAAAGCCAAAACGAGACAAACCAATAA
- a CDS encoding threonine/serine exporter family protein, with protein sequence MPSQFRINKIVEIGDTLHRSGCAPYKLEKYTQYYAKKHGVDVMIQATPTAINYQFPDDNNAVILKRLKPASINLSLLANTIIRINQPSSEPVPEPVGYSKFVTALANMGIPPAYLMLVGSTLEAVGFSALLGLMVWVCQQVLHSRRAIAVEFISALLTGIFVAFLASTGLPIPVWALCIASIVLFVPGLSIANALECLAFNDLVSGTSLLGQSALTLIKLFVGIIMGLNIGEAIWGQAVSIDYTNAVPMWMHISGLVLISVSIGVMFNARPKDILLGLPVAVLGMWGPFYLGFDSGWVVGTWVTTVLITLYGTWIAKKMELTGSIYIVQGIIILVPGSRVLVSASQSVFEQSILPIPSIGLSALFMFSAIVAGQITAYSIYSPKVER encoded by the coding sequence ATGCCTTCTCAGTTCCGAATTAACAAAATTGTTGAAATTGGTGATACTCTTCACCGCAGTGGTTGCGCTCCGTATAAGCTTGAAAAATATACACAATATTATGCTAAAAAGCATGGTGTGGATGTGATGATCCAAGCAACGCCAACCGCGATCAATTATCAGTTTCCAGACGATAACAACGCTGTGATTCTTAAGCGTCTAAAGCCTGCTTCAATTAACCTGAGTTTGTTGGCCAATACGATCATTCGTATTAACCAACCGAGCAGTGAGCCCGTACCAGAGCCTGTCGGTTATTCTAAATTTGTGACTGCACTTGCCAACATGGGTATTCCGCCTGCGTATTTGATGCTAGTAGGCAGTACGTTGGAAGCGGTTGGCTTTTCTGCGTTACTGGGTTTGATGGTTTGGGTATGCCAGCAAGTTCTTCATTCACGTCGCGCTATCGCGGTTGAATTCATCTCGGCATTGTTAACGGGTATCTTCGTGGCGTTTTTGGCAAGTACAGGTTTGCCGATCCCTGTGTGGGCATTGTGTATCGCCTCGATTGTCTTGTTTGTCCCCGGGTTATCCATAGCCAACGCATTAGAATGTTTGGCGTTTAATGATCTCGTCTCTGGTACCAGCTTGCTAGGGCAGAGCGCCTTAACCCTGATTAAGCTATTTGTTGGGATTATCATGGGGCTCAATATTGGTGAAGCGATATGGGGACAAGCGGTCTCCATCGACTATACCAATGCGGTTCCGATGTGGATGCACATATCTGGCTTGGTGCTGATCTCTGTGTCTATCGGTGTGATGTTCAATGCGCGTCCTAAAGACATCTTACTTGGCTTGCCAGTTGCGGTTCTGGGTATGTGGGGGCCGTTTTATCTAGGTTTTGATAGTGGTTGGGTTGTGGGTACTTGGGTAACGACGGTTCTTATTACTTTGTACGGCACTTGGATTGCCAAGAAGATGGAGCTCACAGGCTCTATTTATATCGTGCAAGGGATCATCATTTTGGTTCCGGGTAGCCGCGTGCTGGTGAGTGCCAGTCAGTCTGTGTTCGAGCAGTCTATCTTGCCGATCCCTAGCATCGGTTTATCTGCGTTGTTTATGTTCTCCGCGATTGTGGCAGGACAAATCACAGCATATTCGATTTACTCGCCAAAAGTAGAGCGTTAA
- a CDS encoding zinc ribbon domain-containing protein YjdM, whose protein sequence is MSLPPCPQCQSEYVYPDQNNLICPECAYEWNPEEERLEREAARVKDVNGVVLESGDKVTFIKDLKIKGSSSVLKIGTKAVIRRINEGKDHQLDCKLDGGGEMLVTAKYVKKQ, encoded by the coding sequence ATGTCTCTACCTCCTTGTCCGCAATGCCAATCTGAATATGTCTACCCAGACCAAAACAACCTAATCTGCCCTGAGTGTGCCTACGAGTGGAACCCAGAAGAAGAGCGTTTAGAAAGAGAAGCCGCGCGTGTTAAGGACGTGAATGGCGTTGTATTGGAAAGTGGCGATAAAGTTACCTTCATTAAAGATCTAAAAATTAAAGGCAGCTCTTCTGTACTAAAAATCGGCACGAAAGCGGTAATCAGACGCATCAATGAAGGCAAAGATCACCAGCTAGATTGCAAGCTTGATGGTGGCGGTGAAATGCTTGTAACGGCTAAATACGTTAAGAAACAGTAA
- a CDS encoding efflux RND transporter periplasmic adaptor subunit produces the protein MNTVKVATIALLVGGALGFGVNHFVIGSAHNMSAMAGVEGAESKADESNEPLYWVAPMDPNYQRDKPGQSPMGMDLIPVYADDSSAGADKAGTVYIDPSVENNLGVKTAKVNFEALSPRIETVGYVAFDESTLWQTNVRAAGWVEKLYINAVGEKVNKGDVLFTLYSPELVKAQEELLSAYKTGRKGLVKGSTERLITLGVDKDQIRSITRRGKASQTIKIKAPADGVIASLNIREGGYLSPAQAVISAGPLDEVWVDAEVFERQAHWISSGSNAEMTLDAIPGKEWQGNVDYVYPILDPKTRTLRVRLKFSNPHGELKPNMFANIALKPISDEAVLTIPRSSVIHSGGMTRVVMSEGSGKYRSARIEVGREAGEKIEVLQGLEQGENIVTSAHFMLDSESSQSADLSRINGVEEDAETVWANGEISDVMQGSRMVTINHQPVPEWDWPGMVMNFTFAEGLDMSDVQRGKAIDFEMRKTESGQYEVVDYKVNKHKIAGEVWVTGDITMLMADFGMITVKHQPVLEWNWKAGEMNFQVSDDLDLSEFTEGQSIRFLVAKQGSDYVLKSLEPTNSTGEGTL, from the coding sequence ATGAATACAGTAAAAGTAGCGACTATCGCTTTGTTGGTCGGTGGTGCATTGGGTTTTGGTGTGAATCACTTTGTCATTGGTTCAGCACATAACATGTCAGCGATGGCAGGAGTGGAGGGAGCGGAATCTAAAGCTGACGAAAGTAATGAACCTCTGTATTGGGTTGCGCCTATGGACCCAAATTATCAGCGAGACAAGCCGGGTCAGTCACCTATGGGGATGGATTTAATTCCTGTTTATGCGGATGACTCAAGTGCGGGAGCAGACAAGGCGGGAACTGTGTATATCGACCCGTCGGTAGAAAATAATCTTGGTGTCAAAACAGCAAAAGTTAACTTTGAAGCGTTGTCTCCTCGTATTGAAACCGTGGGTTACGTGGCGTTCGATGAAAGTACATTGTGGCAAACCAACGTAAGAGCAGCAGGCTGGGTTGAGAAGCTTTATATCAATGCTGTCGGTGAGAAGGTGAATAAGGGCGATGTGTTGTTCACACTTTATTCTCCAGAGCTGGTTAAGGCACAAGAAGAGTTACTTAGCGCTTATAAAACGGGTCGCAAAGGGCTGGTCAAGGGATCCACTGAACGCTTGATCACCTTGGGTGTCGATAAGGATCAGATTCGTTCGATCACTCGCCGAGGTAAAGCCTCGCAAACCATAAAAATTAAAGCACCCGCAGATGGCGTTATCGCTAGCCTCAATATTCGTGAGGGTGGTTATCTTTCGCCTGCGCAAGCGGTAATCAGCGCAGGCCCTCTAGACGAGGTGTGGGTTGATGCCGAAGTGTTTGAGCGCCAAGCTCACTGGATCTCATCGGGCAGTAATGCAGAGATGACACTGGATGCGATTCCGGGCAAAGAGTGGCAGGGCAACGTTGATTATGTGTATCCAATTCTTGACCCGAAAACTCGAACTTTACGCGTTCGTTTAAAGTTCTCCAATCCCCACGGCGAGCTAAAGCCAAATATGTTTGCCAATATTGCGCTGAAACCCATTAGTGATGAAGCCGTTCTTACTATCCCAAGATCTTCGGTGATTCACTCCGGTGGTATGACTCGAGTGGTAATGTCAGAAGGTTCTGGAAAGTATCGTTCTGCTCGTATTGAGGTTGGTCGTGAAGCTGGCGAAAAAATAGAGGTGCTTCAAGGGCTGGAGCAAGGCGAAAACATTGTCACTTCTGCACACTTCATGTTGGATTCTGAATCGAGCCAATCAGCTGATCTGTCACGCATCAATGGTGTTGAGGAAGATGCTGAAACTGTATGGGCAAACGGTGAAATTTCCGATGTTATGCAAGGCAGTCGCATGGTGACGATTAACCATCAGCCTGTTCCAGAATGGGATTGGCCGGGCATGGTGATGAACTTCACCTTTGCGGAAGGCTTGGACATGAGTGACGTGCAGCGTGGTAAGGCAATTGATTTTGAGATGAGAAAGACAGAGTCAGGGCAGTACGAGGTTGTTGATTACAAGGTCAACAAACACAAGATCGCTGGCGAAGTTTGGGTAACAGGTGACATCACTATGTTGATGGCAGATTTTGGCATGATCACCGTAAAACATCAGCCAGTCCTTGAGTGGAATTGGAAGGCGGGTGAAATGAACTTCCAAGTAAGTGATGACCTTGATTTATCCGAGTTTACCGAGGGTCAAAGCATTCGGTTTCTAGTGGCGAAGCAAGGTTCTGATTATGTGCTCAAATCTCTCGAACCGACGAATAGCACGGGTGAGGGCACATTATGA
- the copI gene encoding copper-resistant cuproprotein CopI: MKKTLIAIALTLTTATAFAAMDHSTVDHSSMDHSDMDHSMMKNGEMDHSKMDHSMMTSGKMDHSKMMNMGGMMGMEGMSEVGMPAQGAKPDKVVHVLLSDDMKITFKNKVDIEPNDVVQFVVMNTGKIDHEFSIGSASEQLEHREMMKNMGNHAHDSGSTVTVKPGKAKQMLWHFHGDNQVEFACNIPGHAEAGMAKSITL; the protein is encoded by the coding sequence ATGAAAAAGACACTTATTGCGATTGCATTGACGTTAACTACTGCAACCGCGTTTGCTGCAATGGACCATTCAACTGTTGACCATTCAAGTATGGATCATTCAGATATGGACCACTCGATGATGAAAAATGGAGAAATGGATCATTCAAAAATGGATCACAGTATGATGACGAGTGGAAAGATGGACCATTCAAAGATGATGAATATGGGTGGAATGATGGGCATGGAAGGTATGTCAGAAGTTGGGATGCCAGCTCAAGGCGCGAAGCCCGATAAAGTGGTTCATGTGCTGCTAAGTGATGATATGAAAATCACATTTAAAAACAAGGTCGATATAGAGCCAAATGACGTAGTGCAGTTTGTTGTGATGAATACAGGCAAGATTGATCACGAATTCTCGATTGGTTCTGCCTCAGAGCAGCTAGAGCATCGTGAAATGATGAAAAACATGGGTAATCACGCTCATGACTCGGGTAGCACAGTCACGGTTAAGCCGGGCAAAGCGAAGCAGATGCTTTGGCATTTCCACGGTGATAATCAAGTCGAATTTGCCTGCAATATTCCAGGACACGCGGAAGCGGGCATGGCGAAGTCGATAACGCTTTAG
- a CDS encoding GNAT family N-acetyltransferase encodes MDILKADMAYSNAFHHYVNACIDDGLEIYTGISDGSDTYLERRIAYSKGECLPEGWTPASTYFCIESGQILGVTRVRHGTSEYIHDVIGHIGYETLPQARGRGIASHMLSWVQRYVLVESAIITCDCNNIASQKVIEKCGGQFLNTFYSEQDKHEVLRYQLNPK; translated from the coding sequence ATGGACATACTCAAAGCCGACATGGCGTACTCAAATGCGTTCCACCATTATGTAAACGCTTGTATCGATGATGGACTCGAAATTTATACCGGTATTTCTGATGGCAGCGATACTTATTTAGAAAGGCGAATCGCTTATTCAAAAGGTGAGTGTTTGCCTGAAGGGTGGACACCTGCTTCTACTTACTTTTGTATCGAGTCTGGTCAGATTCTTGGTGTGACTAGAGTTCGTCACGGTACCAGTGAATACATTCATGACGTTATCGGGCACATCGGTTATGAGACGCTGCCACAAGCAAGAGGGCGAGGTATCGCAAGTCATATGCTGTCTTGGGTTCAGCGTTATGTACTTGTAGAAAGTGCTATTATTACCTGTGACTGCAACAATATTGCTTCGCAAAAAGTGATTGAGAAGTGCGGTGGGCAGTTCTTAAATACCTTTTACTCAGAGCAAGATAAACACGAAGTTCTACGCTATCAACTAAACCCTAAATGA
- a CDS encoding GNAT family N-acetyltransferase, whose product MKYSTRTAQSSDYEFLFELKKAAEFEPIKAVFGWDEQVQRDIHAEEWAEERPKIIEYQGKAIGSVLLQNKGSHFYFCRFFLLPEYHGKGVGSKVLTDCLAHADKLSKPVELSYLQGNRVGELYLRFGFEITSQNDQFVYMWRK is encoded by the coding sequence TTGAAGTATTCGACAAGAACCGCTCAGTCATCAGATTATGAATTTCTGTTCGAGCTAAAAAAGGCGGCTGAATTTGAGCCAATCAAAGCTGTTTTTGGCTGGGATGAACAAGTTCAACGAGATATACACGCCGAAGAGTGGGCAGAAGAAAGGCCTAAAATCATAGAATATCAAGGCAAAGCAATTGGTAGTGTACTGCTTCAAAATAAAGGCAGTCACTTCTACTTTTGCCGATTCTTTTTGCTGCCTGAATATCATGGCAAGGGTGTTGGTAGTAAGGTTCTCACCGATTGTTTAGCTCACGCAGATAAGCTCAGTAAGCCAGTTGAGTTGAGTTATCTGCAAGGTAATCGAGTTGGAGAGCTGTACTTAAGATTTGGCTTTGAAATCACCTCGCAAAACGACCAGTTTGTATATATGTGGCGTAAATAG